One Aigarchaeota archaeon DNA window includes the following coding sequences:
- a CDS encoding DUF1512 family protein, which yields MIEDFFLNQLRGFEDTGLGTLVWLVWLGLMMLFLFYPTMSQRIQLGYMLRDLEKKLARLKLVKDEVRDRTIDTIKRVGKPEKDPTQDVDRLMEFFVIEPESMDPYGIVYKLEHILEIGESKFEEEVKKLSPAAEDYKVKTLANLVEVARTTNYLYRVVRHYYLLGKKTANVYLILQLQMLMPQLMEITEALRLASYAFAYGQPIGDGIGVLAAAKLAYGKEKARYEIAKDTLVSEIEFENRRVLVVRAAGPGGTVGRPGEGVKKLVEREGDNVKLIITIDAGLRLEGDESGKMVEGVGVAIGGPGIDKYKIEEIAKERQIPLYALVIYESIVEAITPMREVIAKAADTVVEKVKNVLLEKVPAGSTAIVAGIGNTVGIG from the coding sequence ATGATAGAGGATTTCTTCCTGAACCAGTTAAGAGGGTTTGAGGATACGGGGTTAGGGACGCTGGTGTGGTTAGTATGGCTTGGCCTCATGATGCTGTTCTTGTTCTACCCTACGATGAGCCAGAGGATACAGCTCGGCTATATGCTACGGGACCTCGAAAAGAAGCTGGCGAGGCTTAAGTTGGTTAAAGATGAGGTCAGGGATAGGACAATAGACACCATAAAGAGGGTCGGAAAGCCTGAGAAGGACCCTACGCAGGATGTTGATAGGCTCATGGAATTCTTCGTCATAGAGCCTGAATCTATGGATCCTTATGGCATAGTGTATAAGCTCGAGCACATACTAGAAATCGGTGAGTCGAAATTCGAGGAAGAGGTCAAGAAGTTGAGTCCGGCTGCTGAAGACTACAAGGTCAAGACCCTAGCAAACCTAGTGGAAGTAGCTAGGACGACCAACTACCTATACCGTGTAGTCAGGCATTACTACCTGCTCGGAAAGAAAACGGCCAACGTGTACCTGATACTTCAGCTACAGATGCTGATGCCCCAGCTTATGGAAATAACCGAGGCACTCAGGCTCGCAAGTTATGCGTTCGCTTACGGTCAGCCTATAGGCGACGGCATCGGTGTTTTGGCAGCAGCTAAACTGGCGTATGGTAAGGAAAAGGCACGATACGAGATAGCAAAGGATACGTTGGTGTCTGAGATAGAATTCGAGAATAGGAGGGTTCTAGTTGTGAGGGCGGCTGGTCCAGGAGGAACCGTCGGTAGGCCGGGAGAAGGTGTGAAGAAACTCGTCGAGAGGGAGGGTGATAACGTGAAGCTGATAATAACAATAGATGCCGGTTTAAGGCTCGAAGGCGACGAGTCGGGCAAAATGGTAGAAGGAGTGGGCGTTGCGATCGGAGGACCGGGAATCGACAAGTATAAGATAGAAGAGATAGCCAAGGAGAGGCAAATACCATTGTACGCCTTAGTTATCTATGAGTCGATAGTCGAGGCGATAACGCCCATGAGGGAAGTGATAGCAAAAGCAGCAGATACGGTCGTCGAGAAAGTAAAGAACGTGCTGCTCGAGAAGGTTCCGGCCGGCTCGACCGCGATCGTCGCTGGTATAGGGAACACCGTAGGCATAGGTTAA
- a CDS encoding DNA replication complex GINS family protein produces the protein MNIDLGTPPLNELLKEVELEYTNTYCRVVLLKDLPRLEVAGITMENLKQGNIIQLRKWAADKLVEIGVAKWAELTIDLNYLSQLLWKEKNNITELQEVPKYFYMEVKKLIDEVSKTSKDKAEEIRRRLMDITSLRLLKLFSYAAKRIRPATTNRMTPEESILFELVMKLVNEWVSHVCPKESVEV, from the coding sequence ATGAACATAGACCTAGGGACTCCACCCCTAAACGAGTTGCTAAAAGAGGTTGAGCTCGAGTACACGAACACTTACTGTAGAGTGGTGCTACTGAAAGACCTGCCAAGGTTAGAAGTGGCAGGTATAACTATGGAGAATCTGAAGCAAGGAAACATAATACAACTCAGGAAATGGGCCGCAGATAAACTCGTAGAAATAGGCGTAGCGAAATGGGCAGAGCTCACCATTGACTTGAACTATCTGTCGCAGCTCTTGTGGAAGGAGAAGAACAACATCACAGAACTCCAAGAGGTGCCGAAGTACTTTTACATGGAGGTGAAGAAGCTGATAGATGAGGTCTCAAAGACGAGTAAGGATAAGGCCGAAGAGATCAGGCGGAGATTGATGGACATAACCTCACTCAGGTTACTGAAGTTGTTTTCGTATGCAGCGAAGAGGATTAGACCAGCTACAACCAACAGGATGACACCAGAAGAGAGCATACTCTTCGAGTTGGTGATGAAGCTCGTCAATGAATGGGTCTCTCATGTCTGCCCAAAGGAGAGTGTTGAGGTTTGA